AAAAACATTTCTCAATAGAGTAGAGAGGATGTACCCTCAGTTTCTCTATGTAAATCTTGTACCCCTAAAATTATACCTcataattactccctccgttcacaaatataaaATGTTTTGGCTATTTCAGTATGGACTACATACAGActaaaatgagtgaacaaacataCTAAAACGTGTCTATATGCATCCAATTCAGAAAAAAAAAgttggaacatcttatatttgtgaacggagggagtactttctATTTCAGTATTTGGTCAGTTATGTAGTTTCTCTCGTTTTATGAGCAATTTCAGCACAGAATACTACGTTCACTTATCTCTGCATCTACATTCTTCTTAATTTTGGCTTCGTTCTTGTGTCTTCTGTTGGTCTCAGGTTTCATTGGCAAGTGATGCCAGTTTGGAAGATGTTGCTTCCTTGACTGAAGGATTTACTGGTGCTGATCTTGCGGCTATTATAACAGATGCTGGGTTGGCAGCGGTTCATGAAGTTCTGGACAGCAGGCAGGATGGTATCCCGGAAAGAGAACCGTGTATCAGCAAAGAACTTCTCATGTCTGTTGCTATGAAGGCTAGACCTTCTACACCAGCTGATGATAAGTCGGGGTACGATAAGGAGTTTGGCGAATTTGTGTCGTCCAGGAAGTCCCTTTCCACGAAGGTGCTAGTTGTTACCCAATTTCACAGTATCCATACTACATATTTCCGGATTGAATATTTGAATCATCCCCTTATGATTCACCTGCAATAACTATCTTTTTAACGTGATATTTCTTGCACAATTACTGAAAGAATGTTATGCAGGCTAGAGAGTCGAAAGGCAAGAAGGTGACGCTGGCTTGACTACCTCCTTCAAGATTGACAACTAACTACATGGGACAAATAAGGTCACCTGCATGCTTTGATCTGCATTGCTCATAAAAGAAAATCCATGCAAATACGAATTTCCCGAACATTTGGATGGACATTGGGTTCTCTCTGAATGCAGATGTTTGGTCTAGTTTCTCTGATGTCCAGATGGCGCGGAACAAAAGAACCCGGCCAAGGCTAGCTTATTTTGTACTACCACAAAAGAAGGAAGGGATCTGCACAAAATTCTGAATTGAGAGTGAAGGTGTTGCCATCTACCGTCGATATGCGACACTGTATTTACCAGTGTGCCCTAGTTTTTCTAATCGAATTAAGAGCGTCCCCGCGTAGGGAGGACACATGCTAACAGGGGGGGTCCTGGTTTTGGTGGTTCGACTGTTggctatgtttgttttgaggaggTACCGATCCGCTTCCCTTTGTGAATAAAGATAACAAGTGGGATTTTGTGTTGCTACTGCTGAATAAGCGCCACAGCAAGGGATACTATGGCCTGCAGATTGATTTCAGCATAAGATAGGTTTACACAAATTCCAAACTAGTAGCATAATATATAGACAATGTAAAAGAAAAACTGTTGTGTAAACATTATTTTTCTCAATGAATTGTGTTTCGTTTCGTATAATTTCTTGTCAAAGAACGAAAGTTTAGAGCAAAAGTGGGCTAAGTGGCGCTAGACCACTCTGCATAATGAGGTTGCCTTCATTTTTAAATTGGCACTTTCTTGTACTAAATTGTCTTTCTAGTAGTTCCTCTGATGAGAGCGCCCAAACTCTCCTAGCCATGAAACAAAACAATCGAGCAAAGCATGACAAGTGTTGTCTTGTCCACACTGGATGCACACGGGGGTATTGGCCATATTTCGGTGGTGAAGAAGCTCGCCCGTAGGGATGTACTGTTGTGCTAACCGCCATACAAACACTTTAAGCTTTGATGGGACACTGATTTTCCAAAACAAGGTCCAATTTTTACCTTGTGCCTCAGTACTAGAGGATCCACCATTATGCTCCAACCAATCCTCCCTGCTAATTTTTGTTTAAACAATCATCATGTAATTGGACCGCACAGAAAAAAAACCCTGCTCTCTTCACTCCATGCCCCAAAAGTCATCAACTCTTCCAGCGCACACGGGGGTCTTCAATATCTCATCAGCATCAAAGGGAATGAACACCCTGCACACCAGCTCCTCACGCCAAAAAAGAAGAGGTGGGATCTATGAGCTTGGCCACAAACTCTGGTGGGTTTTGAACGAGTGAAGTAATCGGCCTTTTGTAGCTGCTCCGCGGGATCCAATTATGAGCTAAATATTTTTGCTCTCTCCTGTGCCAATCCTCCTAATAATTCTTTTAGCCATAATATCACGTCCATCAAGAATAGCGCGTCAGATCTGTGATGGATGAGGCCCTAGTTCAGCTTCCAAAATAGAGCATGCTGGATAGTATATCGACTTGAGAATTTTTGCGCCAAGGGGAGTTGGTCCGTGCAGCACTCTTAAGGATTGCCTAGAAAGCAAAGCCAACTTAAAGATCTTCAAATCTCGAAAGCCCGGATCTCCTAGCTGTAGAAAATCCTTTACAATCTCTAGCCAGCGTCACCCAGCAAAGAATAACATCTCAAGACACCTTTTTTGTTTACAATCTCTCAAGACACCCAACTGACGGTAGAAAATCCTTTGCTGGGTGACTTTTTGGTTTAGGGGTTGCTTTTTTTTAGGGGATGCTAGGTACTTGGAATTGGGGAACGCGAGGCCATTGGGGATACCCGGGTACTGGAGGCCCAGAGCCGAACGCGAGGCCCGGTAGAGACATCGTGACTCCATGAGAGGGGGGAATGGTACGTGGGCCAACATTGTCTGGTGAGGGGAAGGAaggcggagagagagagagagagagagagggagagcagTGTAGGGAAATCGTGACTGACCACCggagagagagaagaagaagaggctGCCAAGGTCGACggcggagaagaagaagaggcgATGGCGTCCGGGTGGGGCATCAACGGGAACAAGGGCCGGTGCTACGACTTCTGGCTGGACTTCAGCTCGTGCATGAGCCGCTGCCGCCAGCCCTCCGACTGCGGCCTCCTCCGCGAGGACTACCTCGAGTGCCTCCACCACTCCAAGGAGGTACCCATCCTTCTTCCCCCCTTCCTCCCCACGCCTAGATGGATAGAGATCTATCCTTCCTCGTCTGATCTGCCGCCGCATCGGCTGGCCGGCGGCTACCTAGATCTGTCGCCGGGGCCTCGTGTAATTCGTACGTAGGCGAGCCACTCCGGAATTTCAGGCATCTCCGGTCTTTCGTGGCAGTATCGATATACAGAGAGAAATCGATTGTTCCCGATGTGTTCTCGAACTTGGAGGGTTCATGTCGATATTGTCATGTGTTCATTTGTTATATTCCGTCGTCAATGTAGCCTACTTGTGAACCATCGACATTCTGAATCGATTCGATGTAGCCGTGTTCGGGCAAAGTAGGATTGCGCAGGGATCCTTTAACCCATTGTAGGCTTGACAAATTAGGTCGGAGTTCTTACATGCTCCATTTCATTGCGTGTTGCAGTCAACATTGATAAGCGTATTGTAAAGGGTTGTGTATCGGAGTCTTTTGTGCAATCATCTCTTAGGATGGTCGCTGAAATTGTGCTTCTGGTGATGGGATAAActactacaacaacaacaacaacaacaacaacaaagcctttagtcccaaataaattggggtaggctagaggtgaaacccataagatctcgcaaccaactcatggctctggcacatggatagcaatcTTCCatgcacccctgtccatagctagctctttggtgatactccaatccttcaggtctctcttaacggactcctcccatgtcaaattcggtctaccctgccctctcttgacattctccgcacgctttagccgtccgctatgcattgaagcttctggaggcctgcgctgaatatgcccaaaccatctcagacgat
This sequence is a window from Aegilops tauschii subsp. strangulata cultivar AL8/78 chromosome 7, Aet v6.0, whole genome shotgun sequence. Protein-coding genes within it:
- the LOC109755201 gene encoding NADH dehydrogenase [ubiquinone] iron-sulfur protein 5-B, with translation MASGWGINGNKGRCYDFWLDFSSCMSRCRQPSDCGLLREDYLECLHHSKEFQRRNRIYKEEQRQIRAAARKAKEEAEGAPAVAAHH